TCATTCCAATTCAATAGATTCCTGGACCTTCTTCGCGGGTTGGCTCCTCTTCTTGATCTTAGCCAGCTCCGGCTCGAAGGTTATGACCGACGTCAATGAGACCCTGTCGGTGAACCTCTGTCTTGGATCCCCATCCATGGCAAGACCTACCAGCGTGTCAACGGGCAGGAAAGCATACCAGAACAGCTTTGGAACGCTTCTTATGAATCCCTGTCTGAGAAGCCTCTGGTCCACCATCGACACCACCTTCAGGTGCATCAGGTGCTTACCAAGCGTCTTTCCGTACTTGCCCTCCAGGATACCAGCGTAGACAAACCATGCCACTCCCGTCGCGATGCCGGCAATGATGTCCTGGTTCATCGGTGTCACGAATATCAAGGCTATCCTGATTGGTATGAAGATTATTGCGGCATCTATCAGCATGGCCGCTATCCTTCGCAGCCAGTGAATTTGAAGAGCTTTGCTGCTCTCAAGAATAGCATACCCTGTGGTCATCCCATCCACCTGAACCACCATCTGGAGGACTGGATAATAAGCTTTTCTCCACCGGAGCAAATTCTTGTGCCACTCAGTTCGCCCGTCTATCATCACGGGTCAGCATTGGATTCAGATCATCATCGTGGCAAATCTCAATCAAAGCCAA
This genomic window from Methanomassiliicoccales archaeon contains:
- a CDS encoding RDD family protein gives rise to the protein MTTGYAILESSKALQIHWLRRIAAMLIDAAIIFIPIRIALIFVTPMNQDIIAGIATGVAWFVYAGILEGKYGKTLGKHLMHLKVVSMVDQRLLRQGFIRSVPKLFWYAFLPVDTLVGLAMDGDPRQRFTDRVSLTSVITFEPELAKIKKRSQPAKKVQESIELE